From Companilactobacillus heilongjiangensis, one genomic window encodes:
- a CDS encoding multidrug effflux MFS transporter: MKNVRNTVPSLLLIIVLVGFPQISESIFTPVLPQISANLHVSAGTSQLTMSIYFIAFAIGVLFWGQLSDKIGRRLAMNLGIVVYLIGNIGLFISPTFQFLLFSRFIQAFGASVGSVVTQTIMRESFDGIEGAKVFSKVGAAMALSPAFGPLIGGLLETYFGYRNVFSALIIMATLVLLYSYSRLPETRDTNNIQQVSLLKVTWRLLKDPVVWSYGILIGGINGILFGYYSEAPFIFMEHFGYSSVQYGSLGMTLALASLLGAILVNFLVKYLKSETIAIIGLIFSCLSGLLLLISLQFDQAYLLIIGFFLIFLGLNTTLPITLNLALKGYEDVIGSASGIFSFGYYLIVSFLTYLVSFIHNGTIWSLPIFILAVSVIMLLVYLPIALKNRI, from the coding sequence ATGAAAAACGTCCGTAACACCGTACCATCACTTTTATTAATTATTGTTCTCGTGGGATTTCCACAGATCAGTGAATCAATTTTTACCCCCGTCCTGCCACAAATCAGTGCCAACTTGCACGTTTCAGCGGGAACATCACAATTAACAATGAGCATTTACTTCATTGCTTTTGCCATTGGGGTACTCTTCTGGGGTCAATTGTCTGATAAAATTGGTCGGCGTTTAGCGATGAACCTAGGTATCGTCGTCTACTTAATTGGAAATATTGGATTATTTATCAGTCCAACATTTCAATTTTTATTATTTTCAAGATTTATTCAAGCTTTCGGAGCCAGTGTTGGTTCTGTTGTAACGCAAACTATTATGCGTGAAAGTTTTGACGGCATCGAGGGTGCCAAAGTTTTCTCGAAAGTGGGGGCTGCTATGGCATTGTCCCCTGCTTTTGGCCCATTAATTGGTGGACTTTTGGAAACATATTTTGGTTATCGAAACGTCTTCAGTGCCTTAATCATCATGGCAACGTTAGTATTGCTATACAGCTATTCTCGTTTGCCCGAAACGCGTGATACAAATAATATTCAACAAGTTTCACTTTTAAAAGTAACTTGGCGTTTGTTAAAGGACCCTGTAGTTTGGAGTTATGGGATTCTAATTGGCGGTATCAATGGAATCCTCTTCGGCTACTATTCAGAAGCACCATTTATTTTTATGGAACACTTCGGCTATTCGTCCGTTCAATATGGTAGTTTAGGTATGACTTTGGCTTTAGCCAGTTTGCTAGGAGCTATTCTAGTCAACTTTTTGGTTAAATATCTAAAATCTGAAACGATTGCCATTATCGGTTTAATATTCAGTTGCTTGTCGGGATTATTATTACTAATTAGCTTGCAATTTGATCAAGCCTACCTTTTGATAATCGGATTCTTCTTGATTTTCTTAGGATTAAATACAACTCTACCGATAACTTTGAACCTCGCTTTGAAAGGCTATGAAGATGTTATCGGCAGTGCCAGCGGTATCTTTAGTTTCGGATATTACTTGATTGTCAGTTTTCTAACTTACCTCGTCAGTTTTATCCACAATGGAACCATTTGGTCACTACCGATATTTATTTTGGCAGTCAGTGTAATTATGTTGCTAGTGTACTTGCCCATCGCTTTAAAAAATCGAATTTAA
- a CDS encoding tRNA dihydrouridine synthase — protein sequence MTQSAYWNRIAEKAKKENRPFFSLAPMEAVTGSVFRRVVMKAAAPDNFYTEFTNALSITHPLAKEATKGRLYIDPKEDPKPIVQLWGNSGEDFIKAAKEVAKQGYEAIDINTGCPDIAVIKNHSGSDLIRHFDTTKEIIEGARQGGLPVSVKTRLGYSELEEMETWIPFLLKQQIPVLTVHVRTREEMSKVPAHYELIDELVQMRDTYAPDTLLQINGDIEDYQAGIKLANEHPGVDGIMIGRGIFMNPYAFEKVPQEHSSHELLGLLRYQLDLYDQFVAMGIPGHFAPLQRFFKIYVRGMKGASAIRNDLMQTKTTDEARAIVDRIDPGE from the coding sequence GTGACCCAGTCAGCATACTGGAATCGCATCGCAGAAAAAGCTAAGAAGGAAAATCGTCCTTTCTTCAGTTTGGCACCGATGGAGGCTGTAACCGGATCAGTTTTTCGTCGTGTCGTTATGAAAGCTGCGGCACCGGATAATTTTTATACCGAATTTACGAATGCCTTGAGTATCACGCATCCTTTGGCTAAAGAGGCCACTAAAGGGCGTTTATATATCGACCCTAAAGAGGACCCTAAGCCTATCGTGCAATTGTGGGGTAACTCAGGTGAGGACTTTATTAAAGCTGCTAAAGAGGTTGCTAAGCAAGGTTATGAAGCAATTGACATCAATACAGGCTGTCCAGATATTGCGGTTATCAAAAACCACAGTGGTAGCGATTTGATTCGTCATTTTGACACAACTAAAGAAATTATCGAGGGTGCTCGTCAAGGTGGATTGCCTGTCAGTGTGAAAACACGTTTGGGTTACAGTGAATTAGAAGAAATGGAGACTTGGATTCCGTTTCTTTTGAAGCAACAAATACCTGTTTTAACTGTTCATGTCAGAACTCGTGAGGAAATGAGTAAAGTTCCCGCACACTATGAGTTGATTGATGAACTTGTTCAGATGCGTGATACTTATGCACCGGATACTTTGTTGCAAATTAATGGTGATATTGAGGATTATCAAGCCGGTATCAAATTGGCAAATGAACATCCTGGTGTTGATGGTATTATGATTGGCCGGGGAATTTTCATGAATCCTTATGCTTTTGAAAAAGTACCTCAGGAACACTCAAGTCATGAATTGTTAGGTTTATTGCGTTATCAATTAGACCTGTACGACCAATTTGTTGCTATGGGAATCCCCGGTCACTTTGCGCCATTACAACGATTCTTCAAGATTTACGTTCGAGGGATGAAAGGTGCTTCAGCGATTCGAAATGATTTAATGCAAACTAAAACGACTGATGAGGCTAGAGCAATTGTCGACCGCATCGATCCTGGTGAATAA